In Natrinema amylolyticum, the following are encoded in one genomic region:
- a CDS encoding NAD(P)/FAD-dependent oxidoreductase, with protein sequence MTDDSTDQREYDVVVIGGGPAGLTAGLYTTRLGHSTAVVERGGGRAAMMQDVHNLVGVTEDASGNEFLETGREQLESYGCDVVRDFVSSAGETDDERFHVCGNDADYVADCLVLATGFDDVHPDPPLPRTGRGLHYCLHCDAYMFVDEPVYVMGSGESAAHVAAIMLNFTDDVDLLTRGDEPEWSDETASMLEGHPIDIVREEVTGVRNGEDGWLEALEFADGSVREYRGGFGMYGSEYHNGLAANLGCEINDDGTVAVDDHGRTSVDGVFAVGDVTPGHNQVPIALGEGAKAGIAIHWELREFPRELEETETAGPVRDEEVPGIPDELLEQAIEFHTYD encoded by the coding sequence ATGACGGACGACTCGACCGATCAGCGGGAGTACGACGTCGTCGTAATCGGTGGCGGACCGGCGGGGCTGACCGCCGGGCTCTACACCACCAGACTCGGCCACTCGACGGCCGTCGTCGAGCGTGGCGGCGGCCGCGCGGCGATGATGCAGGACGTCCACAACCTCGTCGGCGTCACGGAGGACGCGAGCGGGAACGAGTTCCTCGAGACGGGCCGCGAGCAACTCGAGTCCTACGGCTGTGACGTGGTCCGCGACTTCGTCTCGTCGGCCGGCGAGACGGACGACGAGCGGTTCCACGTCTGCGGCAACGACGCGGATTACGTCGCGGACTGCCTCGTCCTCGCGACGGGGTTCGACGACGTCCATCCCGATCCGCCGCTGCCGCGGACCGGCCGCGGACTCCACTACTGTCTGCACTGCGACGCGTACATGTTCGTCGACGAGCCGGTCTACGTGATGGGGAGCGGCGAGAGCGCGGCCCACGTCGCCGCGATCATGCTCAACTTCACCGACGACGTGGATCTGCTGACGCGGGGTGACGAGCCCGAGTGGAGCGACGAGACCGCGTCGATGCTCGAGGGCCATCCCATCGATATCGTCCGCGAGGAGGTTACCGGCGTCCGGAACGGCGAGGACGGCTGGCTCGAGGCCCTCGAGTTCGCCGACGGGTCGGTCCGGGAGTATAGGGGCGGATTCGGAATGTACGGCTCCGAGTATCACAACGGGCTGGCGGCGAATCTGGGCTGCGAGATCAACGACGACGGAACGGTCGCCGTCGACGACCACGGGCGGACGAGCGTCGACGGCGTCTTCGCGGTCGGCGACGTCACGCCGGGACACAATCAGGTCCCGATCGCGCTCGGCGAGGGCGCGAAGGCCGGCATCGCGATCCACTGGGAACTGCGAGAGTTCCCCCGCGAACTCGAGGAGACGGAGACGGCCGGCCCCGTCAGGGACGAGGAAGTGCCGGGGATTCCGGACGAACTGCTCGAGCAGGCCATCGAGTTCCACACCTACGATTGA
- a CDS encoding AI-2E family transporter produces MAVFDAWDGKRVGWVVLGLVVAALIGLALFRYVGPFLFAIFLYYATRPLYRRLDRVIDHPNVTATATILFVILPMLAVVAYAIVVGLRELNQLLAANDLEAYRSLFQPYLGVVRAGNIDRLRDAITSGSASSITSALREGLPGVVGRLRTILASVFSILAKFFLMVTFLFYLLRDDWKLRQWFYESIDHDDEIVSYTQAVDDDLETIFLSNLAVILVAASAAAITYYGLNVLASGGPVVWTPVLLSLLIGIGTLIPAVGMKIVYVPYGLLILVAALTTPTPLWHPVAFFALTLVVVDTIPDFFARSFLSARSGVHMGLVLLGYFLGTLAFGWWGLFLGPIVVVLTVHFGETVFPSLASDFLWE; encoded by the coding sequence ATGGCCGTTTTCGACGCCTGGGACGGCAAGCGCGTCGGCTGGGTCGTGCTCGGACTGGTCGTCGCGGCGCTGATCGGACTCGCTCTCTTTCGATACGTCGGACCGTTCCTCTTCGCGATCTTCCTGTACTACGCGACGCGGCCGCTCTACCGCCGACTCGATCGGGTCATCGACCACCCGAACGTGACGGCGACGGCCACGATACTGTTCGTCATCCTGCCGATGCTCGCCGTCGTCGCCTACGCGATCGTCGTCGGACTCAGGGAGCTGAACCAGCTCCTCGCCGCGAACGACCTCGAGGCGTATCGGTCGCTCTTCCAGCCGTACCTGGGAGTCGTCAGGGCGGGGAATATCGATCGCCTTCGAGACGCGATCACGTCCGGCTCGGCTAGCTCGATCACGAGCGCGCTCCGCGAGGGGTTGCCGGGCGTCGTCGGGCGTCTCCGAACGATACTCGCGTCCGTCTTCTCGATCCTCGCGAAGTTCTTCCTCATGGTCACCTTCCTCTTCTACCTCCTGCGGGACGACTGGAAGCTGCGCCAGTGGTTCTACGAGAGCATCGACCACGACGACGAGATCGTCTCGTACACGCAGGCGGTCGACGACGACCTCGAGACGATCTTCCTCAGTAACCTGGCGGTTATTCTGGTGGCGGCCAGCGCCGCCGCAATCACGTACTACGGCCTCAACGTCCTCGCCTCGGGCGGCCCCGTCGTCTGGACACCGGTGTTGCTCTCTCTGCTCATCGGGATCGGGACGCTGATACCGGCCGTCGGGATGAAGATCGTCTACGTCCCCTACGGGTTGCTTATCCTCGTCGCCGCGCTGACGACGCCGACGCCGCTCTGGCATCCGGTCGCTTTCTTCGCCCTCACGCTCGTCGTCGTCGACACCATTCCCGACTTCTTCGCGCGGTCGTTCCTCTCCGCCCGCAGCGGGGTTCACATGGGACTGGTCCTCCTCGGCTACTTCCTCGGGACGCTCGCGTTCGGCTGGTGGGGACTGTTCCTCGGTCCGATCGTCGTCGTCCTCACCGTCCACTTCGGAGAGACGGTGTTCCCCAGCCTCGCCAGCGACTTCCTCTGGGAGTGA
- a CDS encoding class I SAM-dependent methyltransferase, with protein sequence MSDSTEPGDRSARHVWSAGRYPAMAPNMLPAIARLVNVAGIDPGNRVLDVGCGTGNAALTARRAGADVVGLDLAHDMLELARENATLAGYDDIGWLTGDAETLPAPDDAFDVVLSNFGHVFAPDSTRAGAELRRVTKPGGRVCFTAWSPNGVVGDLTEVMTEHVTEPPSDPWSHLQWGDPEFVREQFADVTDCSFQRRLLEFRYATPHHFWREFAEESGPLSPVLQRMDDDDARAALRRDAVAALEDWFGDNAIRVEYLQVRAVVE encoded by the coding sequence ATGAGCGATTCCACCGAGCCCGGCGACCGATCCGCGAGACACGTCTGGTCGGCCGGCCGGTATCCCGCGATGGCACCGAACATGCTGCCCGCCATCGCGCGGCTGGTCAACGTCGCGGGCATCGACCCCGGTAACCGCGTCCTCGACGTCGGCTGCGGGACGGGCAACGCCGCGCTGACCGCCCGCAGAGCCGGAGCCGACGTCGTCGGTCTCGACCTCGCCCACGACATGCTCGAGCTCGCCCGCGAGAACGCCACCCTCGCCGGCTACGACGACATCGGCTGGCTCACCGGCGACGCCGAGACCCTCCCCGCACCGGACGACGCGTTCGACGTCGTCCTCTCGAACTTCGGCCACGTGTTCGCGCCGGACTCGACCCGCGCCGGGGCAGAACTCCGCCGCGTGACCAAACCCGGCGGTCGAGTCTGTTTCACCGCGTGGTCGCCCAACGGCGTCGTCGGGGACCTCACCGAGGTCATGACCGAGCACGTGACGGAGCCGCCGAGCGATCCGTGGTCGCATCTCCAGTGGGGCGACCCCGAGTTCGTCCGCGAGCAGTTCGCGGACGTCACCGACTGTTCGTTCCAGCGCCGGCTGCTCGAGTTCCGGTACGCCACGCCCCATCACTTCTGGCGGGAGTTCGCCGAGGAGTCCGGCCCGCTCTCACCGGTGCTCCAGCGGATGGACGACGACGACGCGCGCGCCGCGCTCCGTCGGGACGCCGTCGCCGCGCTTGAGGACTGGTTCGGGGACAACGCGATCCGCGTCGAGTACCTCCAGGTGCGAGCCGTCGTCGAGTGA
- a CDS encoding peroxiredoxin family protein → MGLEGEQAPDFTLPSTAGDEVSLSDRLEEGPAIVIINRGHWCSFCAEQLQTFSEVSYDLWFNDTVDVLPVVTDTLPRLTEMRDRYDLEIQLQADPDGEVADQYSGTEETSHGLTGIAGVYVVDEEGTVRYEQVADDPTDRTYGNWVRYFIRNDYEDPFGE, encoded by the coding sequence ATGGGATTAGAAGGCGAGCAAGCGCCCGACTTCACGCTTCCGAGCACCGCCGGCGACGAGGTTTCGCTCTCCGACCGACTCGAGGAGGGCCCGGCCATCGTCATCATCAACCGCGGCCACTGGTGTAGCTTCTGTGCGGAACAGCTCCAGACGTTCAGCGAGGTCTCCTACGACCTCTGGTTCAACGATACCGTCGACGTCCTGCCGGTCGTGACCGACACCCTGCCGCGACTCACCGAGATGCGCGACCGCTACGACCTCGAGATCCAGCTTCAGGCCGATCCGGACGGCGAGGTCGCCGATCAGTACAGCGGGACCGAGGAGACGAGCCACGGTCTCACCGGCATCGCGGGCGTCTACGTCGTCGACGAGGAAGGGACGGTCCGCTACGAACAGGTCGCGGACGATCCGACCGACCGCACTTACGGTAACTGGGTTCGCTACTTCATCCGGAACGACTACGAAGACCCGTTCGGCGAGTAG
- the pyrF gene encoding orotidine-5'-phosphate decarboxylase, whose product MNFFDRLHDRIRTVDSVVSVGLDPDPSRIPDHLRDHDLPRWAFNRRIIDATHEHAAVFKPNAAFYEDPDGWAALEETIAYAHGKDVPVLLDAKRADIGNTTRQYAQLLETADAITVNPYMGRDSLQPFLADEESGVFVLCRTSNPGGADIQDLELETGEPVYERVAALADLWNENDNVGLVVGATQPEELEELREQVPDLPFLVPGIGAQGGDAEAAVEYGLADGVGLVNSSRGIIFAGEDSEAQSASNSRAAEPRDDDGEEFARASGQAAKRLKKRLNQYR is encoded by the coding sequence ATGAACTTCTTCGACCGCCTGCACGACCGCATTCGAACGGTCGACAGCGTCGTCTCGGTCGGGCTCGATCCCGATCCGTCGCGCATCCCGGACCACCTGCGGGACCACGATCTCCCGCGGTGGGCGTTCAACCGCCGCATCATCGACGCAACGCACGAACACGCCGCCGTCTTCAAGCCGAACGCGGCCTTCTACGAGGACCCCGACGGCTGGGCCGCTCTGGAGGAAACCATCGCCTACGCCCACGGAAAGGACGTGCCGGTCCTGTTGGACGCCAAGCGCGCCGATATCGGGAACACGACCCGACAGTACGCGCAGTTGCTCGAGACGGCCGACGCGATCACGGTCAACCCCTACATGGGCCGGGACTCCCTGCAGCCGTTTCTGGCCGACGAGGAGTCGGGCGTCTTCGTCCTCTGTCGGACCTCGAACCCGGGCGGGGCCGACATTCAGGACCTCGAGCTCGAGACGGGCGAACCGGTTTACGAGCGCGTGGCCGCGCTGGCGGACCTCTGGAACGAGAACGACAACGTCGGGCTCGTCGTCGGCGCGACCCAGCCCGAAGAACTCGAGGAACTGCGCGAGCAGGTGCCCGATCTCCCCTTCCTCGTCCCCGGAATCGGCGCGCAGGGCGGCGACGCGGAGGCGGCCGTCGAGTACGGACTGGCCGACGGCGTCGGGCTGGTCAACTCTTCGCGCGGAATCATCTTCGCGGGGGAAGATAGCGAGGCGCAAAGCGCCTCGAACAGTCGAGCGGCGGAGCCGCGAGACGACGACGGTGAGGAGTTCGCGAGAGCGAGCGGCCAGGCGGCGAAGCGGCTCAAGAAGCGGCTGAATCAGTACCGGTAG
- a CDS encoding haloacid dehalogenase type II, protein MSFDPDAVETIAFDSYGTLVDVSAVAEPLSAHLDDRDPELVAKLWRERSLSYAMVGNAIDEYDSFYEMNRHALRYALETVGADVSEDEREEILSTYHDLPVFDDVHDGIERLRDAGYDCYIVSNGSEEMLESLLEYADLGDLIEDTVSADEVERFKPEPELYRRAADEIGTPIEEIAFVAAGWWDVPGGIHAGMQGVWINRQDTIWGPYETDPDLTIESFHDLADELESSGE, encoded by the coding sequence ATGTCGTTCGATCCCGACGCGGTCGAGACGATCGCGTTCGACTCCTACGGAACGCTCGTGGACGTCTCCGCCGTCGCCGAACCGCTCTCGGCGCACCTCGACGACCGCGACCCCGAACTCGTCGCGAAGCTCTGGCGCGAGCGGTCGCTGTCCTACGCGATGGTGGGCAACGCCATCGACGAGTACGACTCGTTCTACGAGATGAATCGTCACGCGCTGCGGTACGCCCTCGAGACGGTCGGGGCCGACGTCAGCGAGGACGAGCGCGAGGAGATCCTCTCGACGTACCATGATCTGCCCGTCTTCGACGACGTCCACGACGGTATCGAGCGGCTTCGCGACGCGGGCTACGACTGCTACATCGTCTCGAACGGGAGCGAGGAGATGCTCGAGTCGCTGCTCGAGTACGCCGACCTCGGCGATCTGATCGAAGACACGGTCAGCGCCGACGAGGTCGAGCGGTTCAAACCCGAACCCGAGCTGTACCGCCGCGCGGCCGACGAGATCGGGACGCCCATCGAGGAAATCGCGTTCGTGGCCGCCGGCTGGTGGGACGTGCCCGGCGGGATCCACGCCGGGATGCAGGGCGTCTGGATCAACCGCCAGGACACCATCTGGGGACCGTACGAGACGGATCCCGATCTGACGATCGAGAGTTTCCACGACCTCGCGGACGAACTCGAGTCGAGCGGCGAGTGA
- a CDS encoding alpha/beta fold hydrolase: MEYETWAENQETATVTVDEHDLEVAYYDEGDGEPVLFCHGIPTSSFLWREVAPPLSDDYRVIAPDMVGYGNSAMHDGFDRSIRAQEVMIDGLVAELGLEPLSFVGHDLGGGVGLRYAAHNPDAVENLVLSNAVSYDSWPIETIVDLGLPSTIEGMSVDDLQEMLEGLFRDTLTGEPDEEFIDGMLAPWDSDEAVVSLSRNAIGTNTSHTTEIDPSDISARTLLLWGADDEFQAISYAERLADDIDDAELVGLDDATHWVMADRPDAYGDRLREFLDGD, from the coding sequence ATGGAGTACGAGACGTGGGCCGAGAATCAGGAGACGGCGACCGTCACCGTCGACGAGCACGACCTCGAGGTCGCCTACTACGACGAGGGCGACGGGGAGCCGGTGCTGTTTTGCCACGGCATCCCGACCTCCTCGTTCCTCTGGCGCGAGGTCGCACCGCCACTGTCGGACGACTATCGCGTGATCGCGCCGGACATGGTCGGCTACGGGAACTCCGCGATGCACGACGGGTTCGACCGCTCGATACGGGCCCAGGAGGTGATGATCGACGGGTTGGTCGCGGAACTGGGCCTCGAGCCGCTCTCGTTCGTCGGGCACGACCTCGGCGGCGGCGTGGGGCTTCGCTACGCCGCGCACAATCCCGATGCGGTCGAGAACCTCGTGCTCTCGAACGCGGTCAGCTACGACTCGTGGCCGATCGAGACGATCGTCGACCTCGGGCTACCGTCGACGATCGAGGGGATGAGCGTCGACGACCTACAGGAGATGCTCGAGGGGCTCTTCCGGGACACCCTGACCGGCGAGCCAGATGAGGAATTCATCGACGGGATGCTCGCACCCTGGGACTCCGATGAAGCGGTCGTCTCGCTCTCGCGAAACGCGATCGGAACGAACACGAGCCACACGACGGAGATCGACCCGAGCGACATTTCGGCTCGGACGCTCCTGCTGTGGGGCGCTGACGACGAGTTTCAGGCGATTTCCTACGCCGAGCGACTGGCAGACGATATCGACGACGCCGAACTCGTCGGGCTGGACGACGCGACCCACTGGGTCATGGCCGACCGGCCGGACGCCTACGGCGACCGGCTTCGCGAGTTCCTCGACGGAGACTGA
- a CDS encoding MarR family transcriptional regulator has protein sequence MSDQVVLTAETAPDAVDDTPPSAKLVLTVLAHEGSLTQSRLAEETMLPARTVRYALKQLEEHDLVDSQISFADARQHIYSLNGDRFADPSAREPRS, from the coding sequence ATGAGTGATCAGGTCGTTCTCACCGCGGAAACCGCTCCCGACGCCGTCGACGACACCCCGCCCAGTGCCAAACTCGTGCTGACGGTCCTCGCCCACGAAGGTAGCCTGACGCAGTCCCGCCTCGCCGAGGAGACGATGCTCCCCGCTCGGACCGTCCGCTACGCGCTGAAGCAACTCGAGGAGCACGACCTCGTCGACTCGCAGATCTCCTTTGCGGACGCCAGACAGCATATCTACTCCCTCAACGGCGATCGGTTCGCGGACCCGTCCGCTCGAGAGCCCCGTTCGTGA
- a CDS encoding ring-cleaving dioxygenase, protein MPADIPGIHHVTAIGSDPRRNLEFYTETLGLRLVKRSVNQDDISVYHLFYGDHSGSPGTSMTFFPYTDARPGQVGTGQASAVAFLIPDESVEFWTDRLADAGVDADVSDRFDDTVISFEDPDGLPLELVARSDAPAGDPPEGPVPDEHAIRGFFGVTLSLATADPTAGVLKTMGYSETDADGSRQRYESDGDLGYVVDICEEPQAPRGQPGAGTVHHVAFRTTAEDQSEWRDVLQGQGLRPTEIIDRKWFESVYVREHGGVLFEFATKEPGYTVDEDLESLGERLVLPEWLEDRRDEIEDGLPDLGLED, encoded by the coding sequence ATGCCCGCTGATATTCCCGGCATCCACCACGTGACCGCCATCGGCAGCGATCCCCGTCGCAACCTCGAGTTCTACACCGAGACGCTCGGGCTCCGGTTGGTGAAACGAAGCGTCAATCAGGACGATATATCGGTCTATCACCTGTTTTACGGCGACCACAGCGGGAGCCCGGGGACGAGCATGACGTTCTTCCCGTACACCGACGCCCGTCCCGGACAGGTCGGCACCGGACAGGCCAGCGCGGTCGCGTTTCTGATCCCGGACGAATCGGTCGAGTTCTGGACCGACCGGCTGGCCGACGCCGGCGTCGACGCCGACGTATCCGACCGGTTCGACGACACCGTCATCTCCTTCGAGGACCCCGACGGGCTGCCGCTCGAACTCGTCGCCCGGTCCGACGCACCCGCCGGCGATCCGCCCGAGGGGCCGGTTCCGGACGAGCACGCGATTCGAGGCTTCTTCGGCGTGACGCTGTCGCTGGCGACGGCCGACCCAACCGCGGGAGTCCTGAAGACGATGGGGTACAGCGAAACCGATGCGGACGGCAGCCGCCAGCGGTACGAGAGCGACGGCGACCTGGGATACGTCGTCGACATCTGCGAGGAGCCACAGGCCCCCCGCGGCCAGCCCGGTGCCGGCACCGTCCACCACGTCGCGTTCCGGACGACCGCCGAGGACCAGTCAGAGTGGCGCGACGTGCTCCAGGGCCAGGGGCTCCGACCCACCGAGATCATCGACCGCAAGTGGTTCGAGTCGGTCTACGTCCGCGAACACGGCGGCGTGCTCTTCGAGTTCGCCACGAAGGAGCCGGGCTACACCGTCGACGAAGACCTCGAGTCGCTCGGCGAGCGCCTCGTCCTCCCCGAGTGGCTGGAAGACCGCCGCGACGAGATCGAGGACGGGCTTCCGGATCTCGGCCTCGAGGACTAA
- a CDS encoding halocarboxylic acid dehydrogenase DehI family protein: MDRSAQLYERDATGWQRGMYEDIETTFRALIVNWFFRTLTANEPAFARYMWGQLKPLFQTRAFGDYTVSYRDAVLSALEDGSADPPRYRRADLEVQPAEWRELRGQLATFDIVAPRLALAFAVCDRTMNGDPLEADLDDAASTAPLPPWLDRDRGRSVTMIDAGGVPDDLSDTIDDIRDFHGLEGGLPSIYRCLAQWPGYLEPAWTDLEPILESAAFERGCDDADAVIDAHLAELPYAPRLSPTALADRGFDESTIEELRDFVRSFNRGAIETVLPAIAIYAATLDAAGERSL, encoded by the coding sequence ATGGATCGAAGCGCACAGCTGTACGAGCGGGACGCGACCGGCTGGCAACGCGGCATGTACGAGGACATCGAGACGACCTTTCGCGCGCTGATCGTCAACTGGTTCTTCCGGACGCTGACGGCCAACGAGCCGGCCTTCGCGCGGTACATGTGGGGACAGCTCAAACCGCTCTTCCAGACGCGCGCGTTCGGGGACTACACCGTCTCGTACCGAGACGCCGTGCTCTCGGCGCTCGAGGACGGCTCCGCGGACCCGCCGCGCTACCGGCGCGCCGACCTCGAGGTTCAACCGGCGGAGTGGCGCGAACTCCGGGGACAGCTCGCGACGTTCGATATCGTTGCACCGCGACTCGCGCTCGCGTTCGCGGTCTGTGACCGGACGATGAACGGCGACCCGCTCGAGGCCGATCTGGACGACGCGGCCTCGACGGCTCCCCTCCCGCCGTGGCTCGACCGCGACCGCGGTCGGTCGGTGACGATGATCGACGCCGGCGGCGTTCCCGACGACCTCTCGGACACTATCGACGATATCCGCGATTTCCACGGCCTCGAGGGCGGACTGCCCAGCATCTACCGCTGTCTCGCGCAGTGGCCGGGGTATCTAGAGCCGGCGTGGACAGACCTCGAGCCGATCCTCGAGAGTGCGGCGTTCGAACGCGGCTGCGACGACGCCGACGCAGTCATCGACGCGCACCTCGCGGAACTTCCGTACGCGCCTCGGCTCTCGCCGACGGCGCTCGCGGACCGGGGGTTCGACGAGTCGACGATCGAGGAGCTTCGGGACTTCGTTCGGTCGTTCAATCGCGGGGCCATCGAAACGGTCCTGCCGGCCATCGCCATCTACGCCGCGACGCTCGACGCTGCCGGCGAGCGATCGCTCTGA
- a CDS encoding VOC family protein: MTDLSAHHVGITVADLEETLAFYRDVLDLSVIDRFSVGGEAFADAVGVADASADFAHLEANGTRIELVEYDPEARGSPAAGLNQPGASHVGLSVDDLETFAENLPEDVPTISEPRTTESGTTIMFLRDPEGNLIEVLEV, encoded by the coding sequence ATGACGGATCTCAGCGCACACCACGTCGGTATCACCGTCGCCGATCTCGAGGAGACGCTCGCGTTCTACCGAGACGTGCTCGACCTCTCGGTCATCGATCGATTCAGCGTCGGCGGCGAGGCCTTCGCCGACGCCGTCGGCGTCGCGGATGCGAGCGCCGATTTCGCACACCTCGAGGCGAACGGCACTCGAATCGAACTCGTCGAGTACGACCCCGAAGCGCGGGGCTCCCCGGCGGCGGGGCTCAATCAACCAGGCGCGTCGCACGTCGGCCTCTCGGTCGACGACCTCGAGACCTTCGCCGAGAATCTCCCCGAGGACGTGCCGACGATCAGCGAACCGCGAACGACCGAGAGCGGCACCACGATCATGTTTCTGCGCGACCCGGAGGGGAACCTGATCGAAGTCCTCGAGGTGTAA
- a CDS encoding DsrE family protein, with product MVDAAVIILAGTESQADTGRLVNGLEAAREFAETAGDDLALIFDGAGTQWIEELEDEDHEYHDLYRSVRDEVAVCDYCAGAFGADEAVDDAGLVRVDENEGHPSVRSLVDDGYDVLTF from the coding sequence ATGGTAGACGCAGCCGTAATCATTCTCGCGGGTACCGAATCGCAAGCCGATACCGGCCGCCTCGTCAACGGACTCGAAGCGGCCAGGGAGTTCGCGGAGACGGCCGGGGACGACTTGGCATTAATCTTCGACGGGGCAGGGACGCAGTGGATCGAGGAGCTCGAGGACGAGGACCACGAGTACCACGACCTCTATCGGTCGGTCCGCGACGAGGTCGCGGTCTGTGACTACTGCGCGGGAGCGTTCGGAGCGGACGAGGCCGTCGACGACGCCGGTCTCGTGCGCGTTGATGAGAACGAGGGACACCCGAGCGTTCGGTCGCTCGTCGACGACGGGTACGACGTACTCACGTTCTGA